One Pseudorhodoplanes sinuspersici DNA segment encodes these proteins:
- a CDS encoding ABC transporter substrate-binding protein, with amino-acid sequence MGKMNDLTKREFVSLMMGLPATAFLSKVANAQSPDALNIAFMADVQSWDPTSVTFPVGQSIYKCVFDSPLHYSSDQKLQPRQIVSRKWVDDNSTRLEITLRDDMFFHDGSKLTTEDVKYSWVTRPHKDKKLAIAGLLQDLKDVEIISPTQAVLVYSKPSPSAEFYLGFLTVYILPKAYHEKVGDEGFVAKPIGAGPYKLVDYQRGSRIVLEAFDKYWGGVPSIKNVTFQALPEASTRVAAIESGRVDVAVQLPFREAVRLQSKPELSVNLFPQAEIYMLQIPSYVETYQNKDVRTALHMAIDKAALAKAFFNNVAKPLQVLATPGSSGDVPGYKFPFDRKRAAEIMEKAGFSKAKPLQMTFLTTNGTFPNDYEIAQAIAAMWRQIGVDVKIEETTVAKYLELNHGAKLPGIMLYSWANATGDPENYSGRILNPALRFSAWKEPANGERIAKLFAMKLGEERLEGYRALNKDASENSWSIPLLQPAANVVTKKTVDLPIYSQGYILPAEAKRKG; translated from the coding sequence ATGGGCAAAATGAATGATCTGACCAAACGTGAATTCGTGTCGCTGATGATGGGTTTGCCGGCGACAGCATTTCTTTCAAAGGTCGCAAACGCACAATCGCCGGACGCCCTGAACATCGCGTTCATGGCCGATGTCCAGAGCTGGGACCCCACATCGGTGACATTCCCGGTCGGTCAGTCGATTTATAAATGCGTCTTCGATTCTCCGTTGCATTATTCATCCGACCAGAAGCTGCAGCCGCGCCAGATCGTCTCGCGCAAATGGGTGGATGACAACTCTACCCGGCTCGAGATCACGCTGCGCGACGATATGTTCTTCCACGATGGTTCGAAGCTGACCACGGAAGATGTGAAATACAGCTGGGTCACGCGTCCGCACAAGGACAAGAAGCTGGCCATTGCCGGCCTTCTTCAGGATTTGAAGGACGTCGAGATCATTTCGCCGACGCAGGCCGTGCTGGTTTATTCCAAACCCTCGCCGTCCGCTGAATTCTATCTCGGCTTCCTCACTGTCTACATTCTCCCCAAGGCCTATCACGAGAAGGTCGGCGACGAAGGCTTCGTGGCCAAGCCGATCGGAGCAGGCCCCTACAAGCTGGTCGATTATCAGCGCGGTTCGCGCATCGTGCTCGAAGCCTTCGACAAGTATTGGGGCGGCGTGCCGTCGATCAAGAATGTGACCTTCCAGGCGCTGCCGGAAGCCTCGACGCGCGTTGCCGCGATCGAATCCGGCCGGGTCGATGTTGCTGTGCAATTGCCGTTCCGCGAAGCGGTGCGCCTGCAGAGCAAGCCGGAGCTTTCGGTCAATCTGTTCCCGCAGGCCGAAATCTACATGCTGCAGATTCCGAGCTATGTAGAGACGTATCAGAACAAGGATGTGCGCACCGCCCTGCACATGGCGATCGACAAGGCGGCTTTGGCCAAGGCGTTCTTCAACAATGTCGCAAAGCCGCTGCAGGTGCTGGCGACGCCAGGGTCAAGCGGCGATGTGCCCGGCTATAAATTCCCCTTCGATCGCAAGCGGGCGGCCGAAATCATGGAGAAGGCCGGTTTCAGCAAGGCGAAGCCGCTGCAGATGACCTTCCTCACGACCAACGGCACATTCCCGAACGACTATGAAATCGCACAGGCGATTGCCGCGATGTGGCGTCAGATCGGTGTGGACGTGAAAATCGAAGAGACCACGGTCGCCAAATATCTCGAACTCAACCACGGCGCCAAGCTGCCGGGCATCATGCTCTATAGCTGGGCCAACGCCACGGGAGATCCGGAAAACTATTCCGGCCGCATTCTCAACCCGGCGCTGCGTTTCTCGGCATGGAAGGAGCCGGCCAATGGCGAGCGCATCGCCAAACTGTTCGCCATGAAGCTCGGCGAGGAGCGGCTGGAAGGGTATCGCGCTCTCAACAAGGATGCATCGGAGAATTCCTGGAGCATTCCGCTGTTGCAGCCCGCCGCCAATGTCGTGACCAAGAAGACGGTCGATCTGCCGATCTACTCGCAGGGCTATATCCTGCCGGC
- a CDS encoding cyclase family protein yields MSATETPSDILREMTRALKTQHLRVVDLTQTLSPRFPQIVLPPEFDQCAPFRMEEISHYDERGPGWYWNNISFGEHTGTHFDAPIHWITGRDLPNSTTDSLPPQTFVAPACVVDCSAEAKQDADFLLTVDRLKLWEKEHGRIPAGSWLLMRTDWSKRTDPVAYQNFDAAGQHSPGPDVSAVDFLVHERQVIGFGSETIGTDAGQAANFRPPYPCHSIMHGNGRLGLQCLCNLDLLPPTGAVIIAAPLKILNGSGSPVRALALVVS; encoded by the coding sequence ATGAGCGCGACCGAGACGCCGTCCGATATTCTGCGCGAGATGACGCGGGCGCTGAAAACGCAGCACCTGCGCGTTGTCGACCTGACGCAAACGCTATCGCCACGCTTTCCGCAGATTGTGCTGCCGCCGGAATTCGACCAATGCGCACCTTTTCGAATGGAAGAGATCTCGCATTACGATGAACGCGGCCCCGGCTGGTACTGGAACAACATTTCCTTCGGTGAGCATACCGGAACGCATTTTGATGCCCCGATCCACTGGATCACCGGCCGCGATCTGCCGAACAGCACGACGGATTCGCTTCCCCCGCAAACATTCGTGGCGCCGGCCTGTGTCGTGGATTGCTCGGCTGAAGCAAAGCAGGATGCCGACTTTCTCCTGACCGTGGACCGGCTGAAGCTTTGGGAAAAAGAGCACGGCCGCATTCCTGCGGGCTCGTGGCTGCTGATGCGCACCGACTGGTCGAAGCGCACTGACCCCGTCGCCTACCAGAACTTCGACGCTGCCGGGCAGCATTCGCCGGGGCCGGATGTTTCCGCCGTTGATTTTCTCGTCCACGAACGACAGGTCATCGGCTTCGGATCGGAAACGATCGGCACTGATGCCGGACAGGCGGCCAATTTCCGCCCGCCCTATCCATGTCATTCGATCATGCATGGCAATGGCCGCCTCGGTCTTCAGTGCCTATGCAATCTCGATCTGCTGCCGCCAACCGGCGCAGTCATCATCGCCGCACCACTGAAAATCCTGAACGGCAGCGGCAGCCCCGTGCGCGCGCTGGCGCTCGTCGTGAGCTGA
- a CDS encoding NADP-dependent oxidoreductase, which produces MRAVQFDTYGAPGVLHLRDAQHPHPGAGEVLVDVYAASLNPVDWKVRAGLVAANFPLTFPATTGRDGAGIVRGVGPDVDPTLMDKRVAFFAPRGQGTWTEQIALPAAGLAIVPDDVTLIDAAAMPLAGTSAFIPLVDIANVAKGMRVLVHAGAGGVGTFAIQIARARGAEVFATCSQRNADFVASLGANVIAYDQAPFETQVSDIDIVLDVIGGDVHERSYKVLKRGGLMVCLNAKPFVDRSAEYGVTVKTAPILPKREILESLLQMMGAGNLRSAVEKTMPITDFRQAHEMSETGHVRGKIVMLIRNDDGTPVA; this is translated from the coding sequence ATGCGCGCGGTTCAGTTCGATACCTATGGCGCCCCCGGCGTGCTGCATTTGCGAGATGCGCAGCATCCGCACCCCGGCGCTGGCGAAGTTCTGGTCGATGTTTACGCCGCCAGCCTGAACCCGGTGGACTGGAAAGTGCGGGCCGGACTGGTCGCAGCCAACTTTCCCCTCACCTTCCCTGCGACGACCGGTCGCGATGGCGCAGGCATCGTTCGCGGTGTTGGGCCAGATGTTGATCCCACGCTCATGGACAAGCGCGTTGCGTTCTTCGCGCCGCGCGGACAGGGAACGTGGACGGAGCAGATCGCACTGCCGGCCGCCGGCCTTGCGATCGTGCCAGACGATGTGACCCTCATCGATGCCGCCGCCATGCCGCTGGCCGGAACCAGCGCCTTTATTCCGCTGGTCGATATCGCCAATGTCGCGAAAGGCATGCGCGTTCTTGTGCATGCAGGCGCCGGCGGCGTTGGCACGTTTGCGATCCAGATCGCCCGCGCGCGCGGCGCTGAAGTCTTCGCCACCTGCTCGCAGCGTAATGCCGATTTTGTGGCCTCGCTTGGTGCAAACGTGATCGCTTATGATCAGGCGCCGTTCGAAACGCAGGTGAGCGATATCGACATTGTGCTGGACGTCATTGGCGGCGACGTGCATGAGCGCAGCTATAAAGTGCTCAAGCGCGGTGGCCTGATGGTATGTCTCAATGCCAAACCGTTCGTCGATCGCAGCGCCGAATATGGCGTCACGGTCAAGACCGCGCCGATCCTGCCGAAGCGGGAGATCCTGGAGTCGCTTCTGCAGATGATGGGCGCGGGCAACTTGCGCTCAGCGGTTGAGAAAACCATGCCGATCACCGATTTCCGGCAAGCCCATGAAATGTCGGAGACCGGACATGTGCGCGGCAAAATCGTCATGCTGATCCGCAACGACGACGGAACGCCTGTCGCATGA
- a CDS encoding GFA family protein, translated as MKLPLTGGCQCGELRYEVRAEPLSVYLCHCTECQKQSSSAFGMSVMIPRAAFVYTKGTPRTWERIADSGRIIDADFCEVCGVRPVHHPRANDKVSILKPGTLDDTSWLNPVGHIWTKSAQPWVPIPEDSIIHEGHPPDLVPLIEAWQRHRQAI; from the coding sequence ATGAAACTGCCGCTGACCGGTGGCTGCCAATGCGGGGAGCTCCGTTACGAGGTGCGGGCCGAGCCGCTTTCGGTCTATCTTTGTCACTGTACAGAGTGTCAGAAGCAATCATCGAGTGCCTTCGGCATGTCGGTGATGATCCCGCGCGCGGCGTTCGTGTATACGAAAGGAACGCCGCGGACATGGGAGCGGATAGCCGACAGCGGCCGCATCATCGACGCTGATTTCTGTGAAGTTTGCGGCGTGCGGCCGGTGCACCATCCACGCGCCAACGACAAGGTGTCGATCCTGAAACCGGGTACGCTCGACGACACGAGCTGGCTCAATCCGGTCGGGCATATCTGGACCAAGAGCGCGCAGCCGTGGGTACCGATCCCGGAAGACAGCATTATTCATGAGGGGCACCCGCCTGATCTCGTGCCGCTGATCGAGGCGTGGCAACGTCATCGGCAGGCAATATAG
- a CDS encoding cellulase family glycosylhydrolase has product MIQVNCAAAFEMRRAINVAQWFTWPRYERPPSTGIAWPPYKETPKPPDLSELKRLKQTGFDTVRLPVDPAPFFVFEGEQQQFVYKRLFDAIDRIQSAGMNVIVDLHPNSRHPVWGQHAMIKGVGTPAFDKFSDLIEDMARRLSSRHQNVALELINEPRLKCKGDDQAKWDALAKTLVDRARKGSPDLTLVLTGACVSSFEGLLALDPKKFGDDKIIYTFHFYDPFSFTHQGAQFIPWPDKYLDEVPWPASARPMEQPLAKTLQRVAEAKIDTLDRDKASVGAQANLKKFYASKADREFIRDRFARVSEWARENGVDPARIFIGEFGVLKKRPGLAGALCEDRDRWLKDVRVTAEEFGFTWAYFNYDGPFALLVDEKKRNFDPSILAALGLGKETKACRD; this is encoded by the coding sequence ATGATTCAGGTAAATTGTGCTGCGGCATTCGAAATGCGGCGAGCCATCAATGTCGCGCAATGGTTCACGTGGCCGCGCTATGAGCGTCCACCGAGCACGGGCATTGCCTGGCCGCCGTATAAAGAGACACCGAAGCCTCCGGACTTGAGCGAACTCAAGCGGTTAAAGCAGACGGGTTTCGATACGGTTCGTCTGCCGGTCGACCCGGCGCCATTTTTTGTTTTCGAGGGCGAGCAACAGCAATTCGTCTACAAAAGACTGTTCGATGCCATCGATCGAATCCAGTCTGCCGGGATGAACGTCATTGTCGATCTTCATCCCAACAGCCGGCACCCCGTCTGGGGGCAGCATGCGATGATCAAAGGTGTCGGCACCCCGGCATTCGACAAATTTTCCGATCTTATCGAAGACATGGCTCGCCGTTTGTCGTCTCGACACCAAAACGTGGCACTGGAACTCATCAACGAGCCGCGGCTCAAGTGCAAAGGCGATGATCAGGCAAAGTGGGATGCACTGGCGAAAACGCTTGTCGATCGCGCCAGAAAAGGCTCGCCCGATCTGACGCTCGTCCTCACGGGTGCGTGCGTTTCGTCGTTCGAGGGATTGCTCGCGCTCGACCCGAAAAAATTTGGTGACGACAAAATCATCTATACGTTCCACTTCTACGATCCTTTCAGCTTCACGCATCAAGGGGCGCAATTCATCCCCTGGCCCGATAAATATCTCGACGAAGTACCGTGGCCTGCAAGCGCGCGGCCGATGGAGCAGCCGCTCGCGAAAACGCTGCAACGCGTGGCGGAGGCCAAGATCGATACATTGGACCGCGACAAGGCATCGGTCGGTGCGCAGGCCAATCTCAAAAAATTCTATGCCAGCAAGGCGGATCGCGAATTCATTCGTGATCGCTTCGCGCGCGTCTCGGAATGGGCCAGGGAAAATGGTGTCGATCCGGCTCGCATTTTTATCGGAGAGTTTGGCGTCCTTAAAAAACGCCCGGGTCTGGCCGGCGCGCTGTGCGAGGATCGGGATCGGTGGCTGAAAGACGTTCGGGTGACAGCGGAGGAGTTTGGATTCACCTGGGCCTATTTCAACTATGATGGCCCCTTTGCGCTGCTCGTTGATGAGAAGAAGCGCAATTTTGACCCATCGATCCTTGCAGCTTTGGGATTGGGTAAAGAAACGAAGGCCTGTCGAGATTAA
- a CDS encoding SDR family NAD(P)-dependent oxidoreductase — protein MTDALKRPQKRNPIMPLRLPTLPPGARSRAALQMTAAVAEGRFELQHCHDCGQIQYPPRDACTRCLSIRLEWKPIDGRGELISDTLLHHSNELYYRQLVPLRLGLVRLKEDITVLAHLHGDCPKATAPVRVRAHLDKSGRAVLIALPATDTPNMADDRMLREMTSDPKFRKVLVTDAKSATGQALCKALSDAGADMIWAGVAEPWKQPPGFDALTKLPNVAVVPLELTDSRSVQDLAASIGAKVDILINNAEFHRSTGIADRPGTETARAEMEINYLGLMRLAQSFGPAMRARAADSSVPATAWVNVLSIYALSSLPSQGTFSASKAAALSLSQTLRAEMRHAGIRVVNVFPGPIDDEWTQRVPPPKLAPSALAKAVVKALQDGVEDIYPGDVAQDLFSKWRQNAKALEREMWDQ, from the coding sequence ATGACCGACGCCCTCAAACGCCCGCAAAAACGCAATCCGATCATGCCGTTACGGCTGCCGACGCTGCCGCCCGGCGCCCGCAGCAGAGCCGCTTTGCAGATGACGGCCGCGGTTGCGGAAGGCCGCTTCGAACTGCAGCATTGTCACGATTGCGGCCAGATCCAGTATCCGCCGCGCGATGCATGCACAAGATGTCTGTCGATACGGTTGGAGTGGAAGCCGATCGACGGCCGCGGCGAGCTGATTTCCGATACGCTGCTGCATCACAGCAACGAATTGTACTACCGGCAGCTTGTGCCGCTACGGCTGGGGCTCGTGCGCCTGAAAGAAGACATTACCGTACTCGCGCATCTGCACGGCGATTGCCCGAAAGCGACAGCGCCCGTGCGTGTGCGCGCGCATCTCGACAAGAGCGGACGGGCTGTTCTGATTGCTCTGCCCGCGACCGACACCCCGAACATGGCCGATGACAGGATGCTGCGTGAGATGACCTCCGATCCGAAATTCAGGAAAGTCCTCGTCACCGACGCCAAGAGCGCGACAGGTCAGGCCTTGTGCAAAGCGTTGTCGGATGCCGGCGCCGACATGATCTGGGCCGGCGTCGCCGAGCCCTGGAAACAGCCGCCGGGCTTTGACGCTCTCACGAAACTGCCCAATGTGGCCGTGGTGCCGCTCGAACTGACAGACAGCCGCTCGGTGCAAGATCTTGCGGCATCGATCGGCGCCAAGGTCGATATCCTGATCAACAATGCTGAGTTTCATCGCAGCACCGGCATTGCCGACCGGCCGGGCACCGAGACCGCGCGCGCGGAAATGGAGATCAATTATCTCGGGCTGATGCGGCTTGCCCAAAGCTTCGGCCCGGCCATGCGCGCGCGTGCGGCGGACAGCAGCGTACCCGCAACCGCGTGGGTCAATGTTCTGTCGATCTATGCGCTGTCTTCGCTACCGTCGCAGGGCACATTTTCAGCATCGAAAGCGGCCGCGCTATCGCTCTCCCAAACCTTGCGCGCAGAGATGCGGCATGCCGGTATCCGGGTTGTGAATGTGTTTCCGGGGCCTATCGATGACGAATGGACGCAGCGCGTGCCACCGCCAAAGCTTGCCCCCTCGGCGTTAGCCAAAGCTGTGGTGAAAGCCCTGCAGGATGGTGTCGAGGATATCTATCCAGGCGATGTGGCGCAGGACCTGTTCAGCAAGTGGCGGCAGAATGCCAAGGCGCTCGAGCGGGAAATGTGGGATCAATGA
- a CDS encoding thiolase family protein, translating to MSRTRARYDGVVIASPVTVPYVRYSEKDAHWFLARALAALLTSSGLKKDQIDGLGVSSFTLFPDTAVGLTQHLGFSPRWLDHLPFGGASGVIALRRAARAVQNGDADVVACVAGDTNHVDSFRQNLANFSRFARDAVYPLGSGGPNASFALLTSHYMQRFGAKAEDFGKLCVAQRDNALRNPLALFKKPLTLEEYLNAREISDPLKLFDCVMPCAGAEGFLVLTEDHARQLGLPYARILGTIERHNAFPDDPIQDRGGWMQDRDDLYAQAMLGPEDLDFFEAYDDYPVINALQFEGLGFCGHGEAPNFIRSNTFSIDGTLPFNTSGGQLSVGQAGAAGGFLGLVQALRQVTDQAGKTQIPEAKHGLVSGFGMINYDRGLCTGAAILGRA from the coding sequence ATGAGCCGAACGCGCGCGCGATATGATGGTGTGGTCATCGCCTCGCCGGTGACGGTCCCTTACGTCCGCTACTCGGAGAAGGATGCGCACTGGTTTTTGGCGCGCGCACTGGCGGCGCTGCTGACATCGTCCGGATTGAAGAAGGATCAGATCGACGGCCTCGGCGTCTCCAGCTTCACGTTGTTTCCCGATACGGCCGTCGGACTGACGCAGCATCTCGGCTTCAGCCCGCGCTGGCTCGATCATCTGCCGTTCGGGGGCGCCAGTGGCGTGATCGCGTTGCGGCGCGCGGCCCGCGCTGTGCAAAACGGCGATGCCGATGTCGTGGCCTGCGTCGCAGGCGACACCAATCATGTCGATTCCTTCCGGCAAAATCTTGCGAACTTTTCGCGCTTCGCCCGCGATGCCGTTTATCCATTGGGATCGGGCGGGCCGAATGCGAGCTTCGCGCTTTTGACCTCGCATTACATGCAGCGCTTTGGCGCGAAGGCCGAAGACTTCGGCAAGCTCTGCGTCGCCCAGCGCGACAATGCGCTGCGCAATCCGCTGGCGCTGTTCAAGAAGCCGCTGACGCTCGAGGAGTATCTCAACGCGCGCGAGATCTCCGATCCGCTGAAGCTGTTCGACTGTGTGATGCCGTGCGCCGGCGCCGAAGGCTTCCTGGTGCTCACCGAGGATCACGCGCGGCAGCTCGGCCTGCCCTATGCCCGCATCTTGGGCACCATCGAACGGCACAATGCGTTTCCGGACGATCCGATTCAGGATCGCGGAGGATGGATGCAAGATCGCGACGATCTTTATGCTCAGGCGATGCTCGGGCCTGAGGATCTCGACTTCTTCGAGGCTTACGACGACTACCCGGTGATCAACGCCCTGCAATTCGAAGGCCTCGGATTCTGCGGCCACGGCGAAGCCCCTAACTTCATCCGCAGCAACACTTTTTCGATCGACGGCACGCTGCCTTTCAACACCTCGGGCGGGCAGTTATCGGTCGGCCAAGCGGGCGCCGCGGGCGGCTTTCTCGGCCTGGTGCAAGCATTGCGACAGGTCACAGACCAAGCCGGGAAAACGCAGATTCCCGAAGCAAAACATGGACTTGTGAGCGGTTTCGGGATGATCAATTACGACCGCGGCCTGTGCACCGGCGCCGCCATCCTGGGGCGCGCATAA
- a CDS encoding glycosyltransferase, with product MKTIIHISADFPDPIVPGKTKAVANLLAATPGFRHIVYSMNRTHKPGVIFSRFDDDHTAIAYGAPPYGIGLERFLRPVAASIQRDLAERGIRPDLIHAHKFSVEGLVAVEVARIQQCPFICSLWGDTDIRIFEVKRGLRSRYRAVAGAAQALLPAAPWTGEYFRKALQITDDKINLLPVMTAADAVLSPTVTGAPKLVSLFHLDSWKRKGFEQLVKAGVLARRERPDLTIDVFGTGKAKSIRAVEAIVRRNNASSTVRVMGALPHDKVQHVLNGYTGFVMAPHRETYGMVHVEALLAGLPIVWSQNRGVDGLFDGLDVGYRADPTSVEDVARGMRFLIEREQSLKINIGHLHRNRTFDHLRRHRIAEVYSDLLARNAAADPAHPAPEGRRMAS from the coding sequence ATGAAGACCATTATTCATATCAGCGCCGATTTTCCTGATCCGATCGTTCCGGGAAAAACCAAGGCTGTGGCCAATTTGCTCGCGGCGACGCCTGGCTTCCGCCACATCGTCTATTCCATGAACCGGACGCATAAGCCTGGCGTCATCTTCTCGCGCTTCGATGACGATCATACGGCCATCGCCTATGGTGCGCCGCCTTACGGCATCGGCCTGGAGAGATTTCTCCGCCCCGTTGCAGCATCGATCCAGCGCGATCTGGCGGAGCGCGGCATACGCCCCGATCTCATTCACGCTCACAAGTTTTCGGTCGAAGGCCTTGTGGCTGTGGAAGTCGCACGCATTCAGCAATGCCCTTTCATCTGCAGCCTGTGGGGCGATACCGACATCAGGATTTTCGAGGTCAAGCGTGGATTGCGATCGCGCTATCGGGCTGTTGCCGGCGCCGCACAGGCTCTGCTCCCGGCAGCACCCTGGACAGGCGAATATTTCCGGAAGGCTCTTCAAATCACCGATGACAAAATCAATCTTTTGCCGGTCATGACGGCCGCGGATGCCGTCCTTTCCCCCACTGTGACTGGCGCACCGAAACTCGTCAGCCTGTTTCACCTCGATTCATGGAAGCGCAAAGGCTTCGAGCAACTCGTCAAGGCGGGAGTATTGGCGAGGCGCGAAAGACCCGATCTCACGATTGATGTGTTCGGCACGGGCAAAGCAAAGTCGATACGAGCGGTTGAAGCTATCGTGAGGCGAAACAATGCGTCCTCGACCGTTCGAGTGATGGGCGCCCTGCCCCATGACAAGGTCCAACATGTGCTGAATGGCTATACCGGCTTTGTCATGGCGCCGCACCGCGAGACCTATGGGATGGTGCATGTCGAGGCATTGCTCGCAGGCCTGCCGATTGTCTGGTCGCAAAATCGCGGCGTCGACGGTCTGTTCGATGGCCTCGATGTTGGTTATCGCGCCGATCCTACCTCTGTTGAGGATGTCGCGCGCGGCATGCGTTTCTTGATCGAACGCGAACAATCTCTCAAGATCAACATTGGGCATCTGCACCGGAACCGAACATTCGATCATCTCCGGCGTCATCGCATCGCAGAAGTCTATTCGGATCTTCTCGCGCGGAACGCCGCCGCCGACCCGGCTCATCCGGCGCCCGAAGGCCGCCGGATGGCCAGTTAA
- a CDS encoding O-antigen ligase family protein has translation MTLTGNHILVLSAVIAMTVAAGLALFDPSSLIAIAALPIVVGGSALLWGVMNGNRFATLLHLFLTAFLMHAVFRIRDYQDKDVDFQVIIKIVLWITVATVALIHARRWIEMLRNPVNLPCFLFLIWLFLTALVSPNPTYTLVCAFTVFAGVVFSAYVFVAFKAEEAFATIVLSIMLFCAVSIVVYFAIPEFGHYVYWVNEERFVSPRLSGISGSANNMALVAAFGLVVTGLYAREFHRMNRLFVPASVLLCGAALLMTNSRSPLVMVILILLSVYVFTWKRLYAGLFVVSVALLLFAALIPFGQEFLLKAVSRSGDVGEVTSFTGRTEIWYAVLKLVEAQPLMGYGYASSVFVLPQHASEVGFATSHAHNVMLQLLLTTGWIGVALFVLTMAGVALRAIVYRDRIAFGMLAFVLLNGITESSGFTTLANICTLAFGIAVSLPATTRAYEDHYSYQRRFS, from the coding sequence ATGACGCTGACCGGCAACCACATCCTTGTCCTTTCGGCCGTTATCGCCATGACGGTCGCGGCCGGGTTGGCGCTATTCGACCCGTCGAGCCTGATCGCAATCGCGGCCCTGCCGATTGTGGTTGGCGGCAGCGCGTTGCTTTGGGGTGTCATGAATGGCAACAGATTCGCGACGCTCCTTCATCTCTTTCTGACGGCATTCCTGATGCATGCGGTGTTTCGAATCCGCGATTATCAGGACAAGGACGTCGATTTTCAGGTGATCATCAAAATTGTGCTATGGATCACCGTTGCGACAGTTGCCTTGATCCATGCGCGCCGTTGGATCGAGATGCTGCGCAATCCGGTCAACCTCCCCTGCTTTCTGTTTTTGATCTGGCTTTTCCTCACGGCGCTGGTTTCGCCAAACCCAACTTACACGCTTGTGTGCGCCTTCACTGTCTTTGCAGGCGTCGTCTTCTCAGCTTACGTCTTTGTGGCTTTTAAGGCAGAAGAGGCCTTCGCCACCATCGTTCTTTCCATTATGCTCTTCTGTGCCGTCTCGATCGTGGTTTATTTCGCCATCCCTGAATTCGGCCATTATGTTTATTGGGTCAACGAAGAGCGGTTTGTCAGCCCCCGGCTTTCTGGCATCTCAGGCAGCGCCAACAACATGGCCCTGGTTGCAGCTTTCGGCCTGGTGGTGACCGGGCTCTATGCCCGCGAATTTCACCGCATGAACCGGCTGTTTGTGCCTGCATCGGTCCTGCTATGCGGCGCGGCGCTGCTCATGACCAACTCCCGATCACCGCTCGTGATGGTTATACTGATCCTCCTTTCGGTCTATGTTTTTACCTGGAAGCGCCTCTATGCCGGCCTGTTCGTTGTTTCGGTCGCGCTGCTCCTGTTTGCGGCCCTGATCCCGTTCGGACAGGAATTCCTGTTAAAGGCCGTTTCACGGAGCGGCGATGTCGGTGAAGTCACCTCGTTCACCGGCCGCACGGAAATCTGGTATGCGGTATTGAAGCTCGTCGAAGCCCAGCCGCTGATGGGCTACGGCTATGCCAGCTCCGTCTTTGTCTTGCCGCAACACGCCAGTGAGGTCGGATTTGCAACATCACACGCCCATAATGTGATGCTGCAACTCCTGCTGACGACGGGCTGGATCGGCGTTGCCTTATTCGTGCTGACAATGGCCGGTGTCGCACTCCGTGCCATCGTGTACCGCGACCGCATCGCCTTCGGCATGCTGGCGTTCGTCCTGCTCAACGGCATTACGGAATCCAGCGGTTTCACGACGCTCGCCAATATCTGTACTCTTGCGTTTGGCATCGCCGTCTCATTGCCGGCGACAACGAGGGCCTATGAAGACCATTATTCATATCAGCGCCGATTTTCCTGA
- a CDS encoding class I SAM-dependent methyltransferase: protein MLRTYIRSLKFLSRSVRYAFGKFPRECPLCNYHGKFLGYGYPYVCDVYCPQCGSLERHRLLYIADQQKDFFTGKTILHFAPEPGVRKMVTQRAPKSYVTADLFAEGVDRKENIEALTIEDNSFDVVICLHVLEHVDDRAAISELYRVTKPNGLLIAMFPIIEGWQETYENVEKTGPENQLLHFGQHDHVRFFGNDARQRLASPGFMVDEFTAVEPFVSRYGLMRGEKIFLCRKPAEPAQLP from the coding sequence ATGCTGCGAACGTATATTCGCTCGCTGAAATTCCTATCGCGGTCGGTAAGATATGCCTTTGGAAAGTTCCCGCGAGAATGTCCACTCTGTAACTACCACGGAAAGTTCCTCGGCTACGGCTACCCCTACGTTTGCGATGTTTACTGTCCGCAATGCGGATCGCTTGAGCGTCATCGGCTATTGTACATCGCCGATCAGCAGAAGGACTTCTTCACTGGCAAAACCATTCTCCACTTCGCACCAGAGCCTGGCGTCCGGAAGATGGTGACGCAGCGCGCACCGAAATCCTATGTTACCGCCGATCTGTTTGCTGAGGGTGTCGACCGCAAGGAGAACATCGAAGCTCTCACCATCGAGGACAACTCATTCGATGTCGTGATCTGCCTGCATGTCCTGGAACATGTCGACGATCGTGCGGCGATATCGGAACTCTATCGTGTGACCAAGCCAAACGGGCTTTTGATTGCCATGTTTCCGATCATCGAGGGCTGGCAGGAAACCTATGAGAATGTCGAAAAAACCGGTCCCGAGAACCAGCTCCTGCATTTTGGCCAACATGACCATGTACGTTTCTTCGGCAATGACGCACGGCAACGCCTCGCATCACCCGGCTTCATGGTAGATGAATTTACCGCTGTTGAACCGTTCGTATCCCGGTACGGGTTGATGAGAGGCGAGAAGATTTTCTTGTGCCGAAAGCCGGCCGAGCCTGCCCAACTGCCCTGA